The following coding sequences are from one Nonlabens arenilitoris window:
- a CDS encoding tetratricopeptide repeat protein, with amino-acid sequence MKIRLTILFLAIATFSFAQKKELKKIERAVQSGDITKAVDIFNSIDESNVEQEYLGQYNFYKAAVLIDVTGKNTATMENAMLAYDLMQKSREAGFDNGSYTSQVNEFINQRLMAIANQQVQESKTAEALIIVEKLADNEPDNLNMTYNVANLSYQISEFGKAKVAYQKLFDNEFTGSTITYKAVSKATNQEEAFPSKELRDISVSRGMHITPSEVASPSLVGEIVTNLVWLHKESGDMDKARSTFEEALQKFSNDESLLVRKAENYLILNMMEEYKAASESNDVKDPKVYQNLGLVAVQAKDYSNAINYYETALSLEPNDYNSLINISIAYIQKGNLEETSDDDQLALYRKSIDTYERAHALKPENKDIITTLIGLYKYFKMEDKLQKMENKL; translated from the coding sequence ATGAAAATTAGATTAACAATATTGTTTTTAGCCATAGCAACTTTTAGTTTTGCTCAGAAAAAGGAGCTTAAAAAAATAGAACGGGCAGTACAGTCTGGTGATATAACCAAGGCTGTTGATATATTCAATTCTATTGATGAATCAAATGTAGAACAGGAATATTTAGGACAATATAATTTTTACAAAGCTGCTGTTTTAATAGATGTTACTGGTAAAAATACGGCCACTATGGAAAACGCCATGCTGGCTTATGATTTAATGCAGAAATCTAGAGAGGCCGGTTTTGATAATGGTAGTTATACGTCACAGGTTAATGAGTTTATTAATCAACGCTTGATGGCAATTGCTAATCAGCAAGTTCAAGAGAGTAAGACAGCAGAGGCATTAATTATCGTTGAAAAATTAGCTGATAATGAGCCTGATAATTTGAATATGACTTATAATGTAGCTAATCTTAGTTATCAAATAAGCGAATTTGGTAAGGCCAAAGTTGCATATCAAAAACTATTTGATAACGAATTTACAGGTTCAACTATAACTTATAAGGCTGTTAGTAAAGCAACGAATCAAGAAGAAGCTTTTCCTTCAAAAGAGTTGCGAGATATTTCAGTTTCTAGGGGCATGCACATTACTCCTTCAGAAGTTGCATCACCTTCTTTAGTAGGTGAAATAGTTACTAATTTAGTTTGGCTTCATAAAGAGTCAGGAGATATGGATAAGGCTAGGAGTACTTTTGAGGAAGCCCTACAAAAGTTTTCTAATGATGAATCCTTACTGGTAAGAAAGGCTGAGAATTACCTTATTTTAAATATGATGGAAGAGTACAAAGCCGCATCTGAATCTAATGATGTAAAGGATCCTAAAGTTTATCAAAATTTAGGTCTTGTTGCTGTTCAAGCTAAGGATTATTCAAATGCAATTAATTACTATGAAACGGCTTTATCTCTTGAGCCCAATGATTATAATTCGTTAATAAATATAAGTATAGCATATATTCAAAAAGGGAATCTAGAGGAAACTTCAGATGATGATCAATTAGCACTATACAGAAAGTCTATCGACACTTATGAACGTGCACATGCATTGAAACCAGAGAATAAAGATATTATTACAACTTTAATAGGTCTTTACAAGTATTTTAAAATGGAGGATAAGCTTCAAAAGATGGAAAATAAATTATAA
- a CDS encoding C40 family peptidase — translation MKYGICPISVAPLRLEAKDTSEMVSQVLYGEYFKIIDERKKWVKIRLAHDSYEGWIDIKQIVQIEAEIYHEIDRSEHKFAKDLISHITHHNESLSTITIGAQVSTANYLADTFQLESTSGNSKSDLINNALLLLNAPYLWGGRTPLGIDCSGFTQLVYRLCGYKLNRDASQQAKQGEVLSFIEEAEEGDLAFFDNNEGHITHVGLIMRDNYIIHAHGKVRIDRLDQSGIFNVERHLHTHKLRVIKKIM, via the coding sequence ATGAAGTACGGGATTTGCCCTATTTCGGTTGCGCCATTGCGTCTTGAAGCAAAAGATACTAGTGAAATGGTATCCCAAGTGCTTTATGGCGAATATTTCAAAATAATTGATGAAAGAAAGAAATGGGTCAAAATTAGATTAGCTCATGATTCTTATGAAGGGTGGATAGATATTAAACAAATTGTTCAAATAGAAGCTGAAATATATCATGAAATTGATCGTTCAGAACATAAATTTGCAAAAGATTTAATTAGTCATATCACACACCATAATGAATCTTTAAGTACTATTACAATTGGTGCTCAAGTTTCAACTGCAAATTATCTGGCAGATACGTTTCAACTCGAAAGTACTTCAGGAAATAGTAAATCAGATTTAATAAATAATGCTTTATTATTACTTAATGCACCATACTTATGGGGAGGAAGAACTCCTCTAGGAATTGATTGTAGTGGTTTTACACAATTGGTTTATAGATTATGTGGCTATAAGTTAAATCGAGATGCAAGTCAACAGGCAAAGCAAGGTGAAGTGTTAAGTTTTATAGAAGAGGCAGAAGAAGGAGATCTAGCTTTTTTTGATAATAACGAAGGTCATATAACGCATGTAGGTTTGATCATGAGAGATAATTATATTATACATGCGCATGGTAAAGTAAGAATAGATCGACTTGATCAAAGTGGAATATTCAATGTGGAAAGACATCTACACACTCATAAATTGAGAGTAATTAAAAAAATTATGTAA
- a CDS encoding acetyl-CoA C-acyltransferase → MNKVVIVSYARTPIGSFMGKLSTVPATKLGSTAIRGALDKINLDSNLVEEVIMGNVVQAGTGQAPARQAALGAGLSMDVPCTTVNKVCASGMKTVMMAAQAIACGDKDIIVAGGMENMSMIPHYVHMRTGQKFGPATLIDGLQKDGLVDAYDHNAMGVCADLCATEHNFSRADQDNFAIQSYKRSADAWKNGKFDNEVVPVSVPQRRGEDIIVDHDEEYTNVKMEKIPSLRPAFSKDGTVTAANASTINDGAAALVLMSESKAKSLGLTPIATILSYADAAQEPKWFTTAPAKALPIALNKAGITKDDVDFYEFNEAFAVVGLANMKILGLNDTNVNVYGGAVSLGHPLGCSGARIITTLLNVLHQENGTIGAAAICNGGGGASALVIKKG, encoded by the coding sequence ATGAATAAAGTTGTAATTGTATCATATGCTAGAACACCTATAGGTAGCTTTATGGGAAAGCTATCTACTGTTCCTGCTACAAAGTTAGGAAGTACTGCAATCAGAGGTGCTCTCGATAAAATAAACCTTGACTCAAATTTAGTTGAAGAAGTTATAATGGGTAATGTTGTGCAAGCAGGAACCGGACAGGCTCCTGCAAGACAAGCTGCTTTAGGGGCAGGTTTATCAATGGATGTTCCATGTACGACTGTTAATAAAGTTTGTGCAAGTGGAATGAAGACAGTTATGATGGCCGCACAAGCTATTGCTTGTGGAGATAAGGATATTATAGTCGCTGGTGGTATGGAAAACATGAGTATGATACCTCATTATGTTCACATGAGAACTGGACAAAAATTTGGTCCTGCGACATTGATTGATGGTCTGCAAAAAGATGGTCTTGTAGATGCATATGATCACAATGCTATGGGTGTATGTGCTGACCTCTGTGCAACCGAACATAATTTTTCAAGAGCTGATCAAGATAATTTTGCTATTCAATCATATAAAAGGTCTGCTGATGCATGGAAAAATGGAAAGTTTGACAATGAAGTAGTACCCGTTTCTGTCCCACAAAGACGTGGCGAGGATATCATTGTAGATCATGATGAAGAATATACAAACGTAAAAATGGAGAAAATCCCTTCTTTACGTCCTGCGTTTAGTAAAGATGGAACGGTTACAGCAGCAAATGCTTCCACTATTAATGATGGTGCTGCTGCCTTAGTTTTAATGAGTGAATCTAAAGCTAAGTCGTTAGGATTAACACCTATAGCTACTATCTTAAGTTATGCAGATGCCGCTCAAGAACCAAAATGGTTTACCACAGCTCCTGCTAAAGCATTACCAATTGCATTAAATAAAGCAGGTATCACAAAAGATGATGTTGACTTCTATGAATTTAATGAAGCATTTGCAGTTGTAGGTCTGGCAAATATGAAAATATTAGGTTTAAATGATACGAATGTAAATGTTTATGGAGGAGCAGTATCATTAGGTCATCCATTAGGATGTAGCGGTGCTCGTATAATCACAACGTTATTGAATGTTCTACATCAAGAAAATGGTACTATCGGTGCAGCAGCTATTTGTAACGGCGGTGGTGGTGCTAGTGCCCTAGTAATCAAAAAAGGATAG
- a CDS encoding HD family phosphohydrolase, translating to MKKKNSSFYKYQDLLIRISIIVAATIITIYFFPKSDRFKYDFKKGEPWQYETLYAPFSFPIKKSSEAIQIEIELIKSNTPKYFDYHDDVSNLVIGLIEKEYGYSKKDSIDNKLIKDDIHQIKLLLDKFYTNYYLEKPLDVESKQSIIIQNDTGFNEVVYQDVLKPKDLKNELNKIIEFTAFDDKKWLVSTLLKNIKPNIELNKDLTSEVIENEVSKVLPTRGVVPLNSRIIAQGEIVEGEKYQILNTLNETYQAQTWSESQYVWRLAGYIILVGLTYMILLLFFYNYRPDIYKNTRKLLFIFFNILTVILLTTLVVNLNSAYVYIVPVCILPLILKSFFDARVGLFSHVLTILILSFIVPNGEEFLFLQIIAGIVTILSSSEIYKRANLFITIGQIVLVYVGSYFAFYAINQGGVTGWEWYKVSYFILCGLAMLFVWPLIYIYENIFGLVSDVSLLELSDTNSKLLKELSNKAPGTFHHSLNVANIAESAADAINANTMLTRVGALYHDIGKMENPTYFSENQGSGINPHDDLDPEESASIIINHTIAGIEIAKKYKLPDRIIDFIRSHHGDSTVYFFYKKALASNPNLDIKDYQYPGPKPFSPETAILMIADSVEAASKSLKNPTSTSINVLVENIINKQVEEKQFINADITFKQIETIKSVIKKKLANIYHLRIEYPE from the coding sequence ATGAAAAAGAAAAATTCTAGTTTTTATAAATATCAAGACTTATTAATTCGTATTTCAATAATTGTTGCGGCTACTATAATTACAATCTATTTTTTTCCAAAAAGTGACCGTTTTAAATATGATTTCAAAAAAGGTGAGCCTTGGCAATATGAAACTTTATATGCTCCATTTTCCTTTCCAATAAAAAAAAGCTCTGAAGCAATTCAAATAGAAATTGAATTAATAAAATCTAACACACCTAAATATTTTGATTACCATGATGATGTGTCAAATCTAGTAATAGGATTAATTGAAAAGGAGTACGGCTATAGTAAGAAAGATTCAATTGATAATAAGTTGATAAAAGATGATATTCATCAAATAAAATTACTGTTAGATAAATTTTATACCAATTATTATTTAGAAAAACCTTTAGATGTAGAAAGTAAACAATCTATAATTATTCAAAATGATACTGGTTTTAACGAAGTTGTATATCAAGATGTTTTAAAGCCGAAAGATTTAAAAAATGAACTAAATAAAATTATAGAATTTACCGCATTCGATGATAAAAAATGGCTTGTTAGCACTCTGCTTAAAAATATCAAGCCCAATATAGAACTGAACAAAGATCTCACAAGTGAGGTTATTGAAAATGAGGTTAGTAAGGTGCTACCTACTAGAGGTGTAGTACCTCTTAATTCTAGGATTATCGCTCAAGGCGAAATTGTAGAAGGAGAGAAATATCAGATTCTCAATACTTTAAATGAAACTTATCAAGCTCAAACTTGGTCAGAATCCCAGTATGTATGGAGATTAGCCGGATATATAATCTTAGTGGGGCTTACGTACATGATTTTATTATTGTTCTTTTACAATTATCGACCAGATATTTATAAAAATACAAGAAAATTACTTTTTATATTTTTTAATATATTGACGGTTATTTTATTAACTACCTTAGTAGTAAACCTAAACTCGGCTTATGTATATATTGTACCGGTATGTATTCTTCCATTAATCCTTAAATCATTTTTTGACGCAAGAGTTGGTTTATTTTCTCATGTATTGACAATTTTGATATTAAGCTTTATTGTGCCGAATGGAGAGGAATTTTTGTTTCTTCAAATAATTGCGGGTATTGTTACTATATTATCTAGTTCTGAAATTTATAAACGTGCCAATCTATTTATAACTATTGGTCAAATTGTTTTGGTTTATGTTGGGTCTTATTTTGCATTTTATGCGATTAATCAAGGTGGTGTTACTGGATGGGAATGGTATAAAGTAAGTTATTTTATACTATGTGGCCTAGCAATGCTATTCGTTTGGCCTTTAATTTACATTTATGAAAATATTTTTGGTTTGGTAAGCGATGTTTCTTTACTAGAATTATCAGATACAAATTCTAAATTATTAAAAGAACTTTCAAATAAAGCTCCTGGTACATTCCATCACTCTTTAAACGTTGCTAATATTGCAGAGTCCGCTGCTGATGCTATAAATGCTAATACTATGTTGACTAGAGTAGGGGCATTATATCACGATATTGGAAAAATGGAAAATCCCACATATTTTTCTGAAAATCAAGGTAGTGGAATTAATCCGCATGATGATTTAGATCCTGAAGAAAGTGCCTCCATTATTATTAATCACACTATTGCGGGAATTGAAATCGCCAAGAAATATAAGCTTCCCGATCGTATCATTGATTTTATAAGATCTCACCATGGAGATTCTACTGTTTACTTTTTTTACAAAAAAGCACTTGCTAGTAATCCTAATTTAGATATTAAAGATTATCAGTATCCTGGCCCTAAGCCATTTAGTCCCGAAACTGCTATTTTGATGATTGCAGATAGTGTAGAAGCAGCATCTAAAAGTTTAAAAAACCCTACGTCAACTAGCATAAATGTTTTAGTGGAAAATATCATCAATAAACAGGTTGAAGAAAAGCAATTCATTAATGCTGACATAACATTTAAGCAAATTGAAACTATCAAATCAGTGATTAAAAAGAAGTTAGCTAATATCTATCATTTAAGAATAGAATATCCAGAATAA
- a CDS encoding patatin-like phospholipase family protein, translating into MKIGLALSGGGAKGIAHAGVLKVLKERNIEIHKISGTSAGALIGALFAADLEIEDIYEFFRSSNLFHPSKFAFGQPGFIKSSVFIDHISSYIPIDSFESLKLPLIVTATDLNKAKLKVFDSGSLYMSILASAAFPGVFTPVSINENVYIDGGVINNFPIDLLDDCDIKLGSYVNKIEPLNKKMKHSYDVAGRAYSISQYHRDSSKFYQADLIFEPEELYPFGLFSFRSLRKMFDIGYENASRQLDKSHLFK; encoded by the coding sequence ATGAAAATAGGATTAGCTCTTTCAGGTGGTGGTGCTAAAGGTATTGCACACGCTGGTGTTCTTAAAGTATTAAAAGAACGTAATATAGAAATTCATAAAATATCTGGAACTAGTGCAGGAGCTTTAATCGGTGCATTATTTGCCGCTGATTTAGAAATTGAAGATATATATGAGTTTTTCAGAAGTTCTAACCTATTTCATCCTAGTAAATTTGCTTTTGGTCAACCTGGATTTATTAAATCAAGTGTTTTTATCGATCATATAAGTTCATACATTCCTATAGATTCATTTGAGTCATTAAAGCTCCCTTTAATAGTTACAGCGACAGATTTAAATAAAGCAAAATTAAAAGTGTTTGACTCTGGTTCATTATACATGTCTATACTGGCAAGTGCTGCATTTCCAGGAGTTTTTACTCCAGTTTCAATTAATGAAAATGTATATATTGATGGTGGAGTAATCAATAATTTCCCTATAGATTTATTAGATGATTGCGATATTAAATTAGGAAGTTATGTCAATAAAATTGAACCGTTAAATAAAAAAATGAAGCATTCCTATGATGTTGCTGGTCGTGCTTATTCTATAAGTCAATATCATCGCGATTCATCTAAATTCTATCAAGCTGATTTAATTTTTGAGCCAGAGGAGCTTTACCCATTCGGATTATTTAGTTTTAGATCTTTACGTAAAATGTTTGATATAGGTTATGAAAATGCTTCTAGACAATTAGATAAATCACATTTATTTAAATGA
- the pdxH gene encoding pyridoxamine 5'-phosphate oxidase, protein MQRDLQNLRKNYSKGALVEDNVPDNPYTLFDEWFSEAKSHMSVDEVNAMSLTTLGIDGFPKSRIVLLKEVEKGCFIFYSNYTSEKAKSIKLHPKVSIHFFWPALERQIIIKGIVSKVSRDKSLSYFQTRPRGSQLGAWASDQSAVVNSRAALEEQLENYDSKFKNRDIPLPDHWGGYSISPISFEFWQGRPNRLHDRFLYTLDNSINENNWSNNRLAP, encoded by the coding sequence ATGCAAAGAGATCTTCAAAATCTAAGGAAAAATTATAGTAAAGGAGCTCTTGTTGAGGATAACGTTCCTGACAATCCTTATACTTTATTTGATGAGTGGTTTAGTGAGGCAAAATCTCATATGTCAGTGGATGAAGTAAATGCTATGAGTTTGACGACATTAGGCATTGATGGTTTTCCTAAGTCCCGTATTGTTTTATTAAAAGAAGTAGAGAAAGGCTGTTTTATCTTTTATTCAAATTATACATCAGAGAAGGCAAAGTCGATCAAATTGCATCCAAAGGTCTCCATACATTTCTTTTGGCCTGCTCTAGAAAGGCAAATTATTATTAAAGGAATTGTAAGTAAGGTTTCACGAGATAAATCGTTATCTTATTTTCAAACTAGGCCTCGAGGTAGTCAGTTAGGAGCATGGGCTAGTGATCAAAGTGCTGTGGTCAACTCAAGAGCTGCACTTGAAGAACAGTTAGAGAATTATGATTCAAAATTTAAAAATCGAGACATACCATTACCAGATCATTGGGGTGGTTACTCTATTTCTCCTATTTCTTTTGAATTTTGGCAGGGTAGACCTAATAGATTGCATGATCGATTTTTATATACTCTAGATAATTCTATTAATGAGAATAATTGGTCTAACAATAGATTAGCTCCATAA
- a CDS encoding SixA phosphatase family protein, with translation MKKLILIRHGKSSWELNVRDHDRVLMERGVIDAHLIGNHLKDAFITCNEIWSSTAARALQTAIIVSEYIDYNLDAFKLKRELYTFDSHELISQIKTCPDDINSLMIFSHNHGLTDAANILGSQYFENVPTTGVVIIEFKTDKWSEIKKGQTIAHFFPKNLR, from the coding sequence ATGAAAAAGCTGATCTTAATAAGACATGGGAAGTCAAGCTGGGAACTAAATGTTCGTGATCATGATCGAGTATTAATGGAGCGTGGTGTTATTGATGCACACCTTATAGGTAATCATCTTAAAGATGCATTTATAACCTGTAATGAAATATGGAGTAGTACGGCTGCTAGAGCGTTACAAACGGCTATTATAGTGAGTGAATACATAGATTATAATCTTGATGCTTTTAAACTGAAACGTGAACTTTACACGTTTGATAGCCATGAATTAATTAGTCAAATAAAGACTTGCCCTGACGATATTAACTCGTTAATGATTTTCTCACACAACCATGGATTAACAGATGCTGCTAATATTCTAGGGTCACAATATTTTGAAAATGTCCCTACTACTGGAGTAGTAATCATAGAATTTAAGACTGATAAATGGTCAGAAATAAAAAAAGGTCAAACAATAGCGCACTTTTTTCCTAAAAATTTAAGATGA
- the ppk1 gene encoding polyphosphate kinase 1: MSQRYFNRELSWLKFNNRVLQEAADTNVPLIERLRFLGIFSNNLDEFFRVRYATIQRILRAGKNATKSLGGVTAADLLEKITAEVIKDQAKSFEILNQLEEELKNENIILVDETEILPEHEDFIRSYFNNYVSPALATIMVSEESDFPTLRDGLGYLAVRMVMKDDTLPVRYALLEIPKSLNRFIELPSIEGDKKQYIILLDDLIRDRMHYIFNIFDYSHLEAHMIKVTLDAELDIDIDLKKSLIEKISRSVRDRKDGDPVRFVYDKSIHDETLDFIMSKVEIDDTDSIIPGGRYHNRRDYLKFPSLGRTDLLYNKEIPLPIKGVSMRGSLLEKISQRDILQYAPYHTFSNTIKFLREAALDPKVLNIKITIYRLAEVSQIAASLINAAKNGKEVTVSIELQARFDEQANINYAELMQEEGVKLIFGVPGLKVHCKACVINREEDGKIVRYGFISTGNFNEATAGVYTDYTLFTANKKILKEVDKVFDFFEVNYKLYRYKHLLVSPHSLRNNIEKRVRREIAFAKAGKKAHLRMKLNSFSDFKMIELFYEASNAGVQVDLIIRGICCLIPGVEGMSENIKVISIVDKYLEHPRVYQFYNDGDVEVYISSADMMGRNLDNRVEIACPIYDESVKNEILDTLDICWNDNVKAREICSQQLNSYVSLDGEPLRSQFATYDYYKNQL; the protein is encoded by the coding sequence ATGAGTCAAAGATATTTCAATAGAGAATTAAGTTGGTTAAAATTTAATAATCGAGTTCTTCAAGAAGCCGCAGATACTAATGTCCCATTAATCGAACGATTACGTTTTTTAGGTATTTTTTCAAATAATCTAGATGAATTTTTCAGAGTTCGATATGCAACCATACAGCGTATTTTAAGAGCAGGAAAAAATGCGACAAAATCCTTAGGTGGTGTAACCGCAGCAGATCTATTAGAAAAAATAACAGCAGAAGTTATTAAAGATCAAGCTAAAAGTTTTGAAATATTAAATCAACTTGAAGAAGAATTAAAGAATGAAAATATAATTCTTGTAGATGAGACAGAGATTCTTCCAGAGCATGAAGATTTTATAAGGTCTTATTTCAACAATTATGTAAGTCCGGCATTAGCAACCATAATGGTTAGTGAAGAATCTGATTTTCCGACTCTTAGAGATGGTTTAGGATATCTAGCCGTACGTATGGTTATGAAAGATGATACCCTACCGGTAAGATATGCACTGTTAGAAATCCCTAAATCTTTAAATCGTTTTATAGAATTACCTTCTATTGAAGGTGATAAAAAACAATACATCATACTTTTAGACGATTTGATAAGAGACAGAATGCACTATATATTCAATATTTTTGATTATAGCCATCTCGAAGCACACATGATAAAAGTAACTTTAGATGCAGAATTAGATATAGATATAGACCTGAAGAAAAGTCTTATCGAAAAAATCAGTCGAAGTGTTAGGGATCGTAAAGACGGTGATCCTGTAAGATTTGTTTATGATAAATCTATTCATGATGAAACGCTAGATTTTATAATGAGTAAAGTTGAAATAGACGATACAGACTCTATAATACCAGGTGGGCGTTATCATAACAGAAGAGATTATTTAAAATTCCCTTCTTTAGGTAGAACAGATTTATTATATAATAAAGAAATACCATTGCCTATAAAAGGTGTCTCAATGAGAGGTAGCCTTTTAGAAAAAATTTCTCAAAGAGATATTTTGCAGTATGCACCGTATCACACTTTTTCTAATACAATTAAATTTTTAAGAGAAGCTGCTTTAGACCCTAAAGTCCTTAACATTAAAATTACAATTTATAGATTAGCTGAAGTTTCTCAAATTGCGGCATCACTCATTAATGCTGCCAAAAATGGTAAAGAAGTTACGGTCTCTATCGAATTACAAGCGCGATTTGATGAACAGGCTAACATAAATTATGCAGAATTAATGCAAGAAGAAGGCGTTAAGCTCATTTTTGGAGTACCAGGACTTAAAGTTCATTGTAAAGCCTGCGTCATTAATAGAGAAGAAGATGGCAAAATTGTAAGATATGGTTTTATTTCGACCGGTAATTTCAATGAAGCTACCGCTGGAGTATATACTGATTACACTCTTTTTACTGCAAATAAAAAAATACTCAAAGAGGTAGATAAGGTTTTTGATTTCTTTGAGGTTAATTATAAACTTTATCGATATAAACATCTACTAGTTTCTCCTCATTCTCTAAGAAATAATATTGAGAAAAGAGTTCGTCGAGAAATCGCTTTCGCGAAAGCGGGAAAAAAAGCTCATTTAAGAATGAAACTTAATAGTTTCTCTGATTTTAAAATGATAGAACTCTTTTATGAAGCTTCTAATGCTGGTGTACAAGTAGATCTAATCATTAGAGGTATTTGTTGTTTGATTCCTGGAGTAGAAGGTATGAGTGAAAATATAAAAGTGATAAGTATAGTTGATAAATATCTTGAACACCCAAGAGTCTATCAATTTTACAACGATGGTGATGTAGAAGTATATATTTCTAGTGCAGATATGATGGGGCGAAATCTAGATAATCGTGTTGAAATTGCATGTCCTATCTATGATGAATCCGTTAAAAATGAGATATTAGATACCTTAGATATTTGCTGGAATGATAATGTTAAGGCTAGAGAGATTTGTTCACAACAATTAAACTCATATGTAAGTCTAGATGGAGAACCTCTACGATCTCAATTTGCAACATATGATTATTATAAAAATCAACTTTAA
- a CDS encoding Ppx/GppA phosphatase family protein yields the protein MSFRIRKYAAIDIGSNAIRLLVASVTLFDEEPPVFKKISLVRVPIRLGQDVFTTKEIGEVNMNRMVKSMESYALLMDVHKVEKYKAYATSAMREAQNGEEVARLIKKKTGINIEIIDGSHEAAIIAMTDLHSMIHDNKVYLYVDVGGGSTEFTLFADGEAKASRSFKIGTVRLLNDMVTKKLWSEAEVWIKEICQPYAKVELLGSGGNINNIYKSSEKSTGKPLSYLYLSSYYEKLQSYTYEERVYYLNLNQDRADVIIPACRIYLSAMKWSRAKNIYVPKIGLADGIIKSIYNADKR from the coding sequence ATGAGTTTTAGAATACGTAAATATGCGGCCATTGATATAGGTTCAAATGCTATAAGATTATTAGTAGCATCTGTAACTTTATTTGATGAAGAACCACCGGTATTTAAAAAAATAAGTCTAGTTCGAGTACCCATAAGATTAGGGCAAGATGTTTTTACAACAAAAGAGATAGGCGAAGTAAATATGAATAGAATGGTAAAAAGTATGGAATCATATGCTTTACTAATGGATGTTCATAAGGTTGAAAAGTATAAAGCATATGCAACAAGTGCCATGCGTGAAGCCCAAAATGGAGAAGAGGTAGCAAGATTAATAAAAAAGAAAACAGGCATCAATATTGAGATTATAGATGGCTCACATGAAGCAGCCATTATAGCTATGACTGATCTACACTCTATGATACACGATAATAAGGTGTACCTTTATGTAGATGTAGGTGGTGGTAGTACAGAGTTTACTCTATTTGCAGATGGTGAGGCAAAGGCCTCGAGATCTTTTAAAATAGGTACTGTAAGACTGTTAAATGATATGGTGACTAAAAAGTTATGGTCTGAGGCAGAGGTGTGGATTAAAGAAATATGTCAACCATATGCCAAAGTTGAATTATTAGGATCTGGTGGAAATATAAATAATATTTATAAATCTAGTGAGAAATCAACAGGTAAGCCGTTGTCATATCTCTATTTATCTAGTTATTATGAAAAACTTCAGTCCTACACTTATGAAGAACGCGTTTATTATTTGAACCTTAATCAAGATAGAGCAGATGTGATCATACCGGCATGTCGTATTTACTTGAGCGCGATGAAGTGGAGCCGTGCAAAAAACATCTATGTGCCCAAGATAGGTCTGGCGGATGGTATTATTAAATCCATCTATAATGCAGATAAACGATAA
- a CDS encoding porin family protein translates to MLLFLALISIPVIGMAQTTTSYGFRTGLNYSSLEGDDIDLDNRIGFHANFFANIPVSSSFSVVPEIGLSALGAKADEIRLESGDNVELKTNWLQVSVLAKVNLGQKFFLQLGPQVGVNVGQRDNNDYYNYDFAAVGGIGYNFSNSFAVDVRYGYGLSNVFDREFGELNEANNRYFQLGLAYKL, encoded by the coding sequence ATATTACTATTTCTAGCTTTAATATCTATACCTGTGATAGGAATGGCTCAAACTACCACTAGTTACGGATTTAGAACTGGATTGAACTATTCTTCTTTAGAAGGAGATGATATTGATTTAGATAACCGTATCGGTTTTCACGCAAACTTTTTTGCAAACATACCAGTGAGTTCAAGTTTTTCTGTAGTTCCAGAAATAGGTCTATCTGCATTAGGTGCAAAGGCAGATGAAATCAGATTAGAATCTGGAGATAATGTAGAGCTTAAAACAAATTGGCTTCAAGTAAGTGTGCTTGCTAAAGTTAATTTAGGGCAAAAATTCTTTTTACAATTAGGTCCTCAAGTAGGTGTCAATGTAGGACAAAGAGATAATAACGATTATTATAACTACGATTTTGCCGCGGTAGGTGGAATAGGCTATAACTTTAGTAATAGTTTTGCTGTGGATGTACGTTATGGATATGGTTTATCTAATGTTTTTGATAGAGAATTTGGAGAGCTTAATGAAGCAAATAATAGATACTTCCAATTAGGCCTAGCTTATAAACTATAG